The Megalopta genalis isolate 19385.01 chromosome 9, iyMegGena1_principal, whole genome shotgun sequence genome includes a window with the following:
- the LOC117221132 gene encoding uncharacterized protein LOC117221132 isoform X1, whose translation MTMPRKGFPVQRLLLGAALLASCLPMIVSSTLPRERRHVEGSSHRPDRAYGLGSRGFKSSTRRENEITTEPGRKVSHRLVGGHLRGEAGQAKDDALWDDGILLSSAGNGKEAKPSRKDDDDDKKTLSQQVKEGKYGLIQNEIYGNRPKRPGIISYLGNPEVPKDTIENLGGLDEDEIWLAENHVLVLRGGKFPGHETTTSNGEWETWPPIDNYKAPRRQVKIPPRPKVPPPFPVQLTDGGPIQIIGPNGTKEIGNGTDVGKDSLFTKGFLSEDGPLFAIISNGTIVMPNANDTSGENNKGTKPDSMTGLPPFYHAIPPGAVFVPPPSNQSDYDEEDQSIYYPPPYSFQYQQDNATAVPPGPLVPGIILPPPPDFFSALDDKKTTTKKYSRRPGTTPVPRQRPTYLPPRKLTSKYKSTTGAPVAKTRTSVTVSTSTKTYRTTKQKNATTLAPSRVPTLPFVEVTTPTVDKPTTLDNPGFYSIGPILENQVTNQEPVPRKNEAWSGIVTSKTLPLLSYYTSTQSTLEKPIEVTPASVKTIVTTGNPQRSSNQASYYFYEESNEPTATTPDPAVYFKTTTETPFYEDVVTQPRPVEKKKQFYSVETIPSQETSKDYNVKYIDSVVKNSEPVRYSDSVTRTSTTRPQGQRMLPDRASLYYQAISSRPVQSYYTTPRPQTYYRQDKPKPIYQYSFEAADYSKRGSQRQFEQQQHTVPYNEYRDVKIFDGPRYDYPQNEPTKQLRPQSLPFKNQSPIYPSTTANPVVNTTPNPHLSYYTQQDEKLLDDVTKEYFTIFGKKIPHKGIPSTTPIYSKTTERPEFSGYIENNYNTPEPPVFKTPNVKVHYGDQSQRPYSLKDDILVNFRQPLPPINPDSEFIAVVDQRPPNYRVPSRESPPLAALRAYPDQQLVNQANGPSTNYVPVVESAEEIDESYGQLPISLEDDIKVNYRDPRPTINPDAEFISPIPVPDNQPDKPKAYFAYRLPGDGGHFYFLTPQAVTQRPERNAGHLYPKSRDSRLLRRRRRPDNV comes from the coding sequence ATGCCGCGGAAAGGGTTTCCGGTGCAGAGGCTGCTCCTGGGCGCAGCGTTGCTGGCCAGCTGTCTGCCGATGATCGTGTCATCGACGTTGCCTAGAGAAAGGCGGCACGTCGAGGGGTCCAGTCATCGTCCAGACAGAGCGTACGGGCTCGGGAGCCGCGGATTCAAGTCGTCGACCAGGAGGGAGAACGAGATCACCACCGAACCCGGAAGGAAAGTGTCGCACCGTCTGGTCGGAGGACACCTGAGAGGCGAAGCCGGCCAGGCGAAAGACGACGCGCTCTGGGACGACGGGATTCTGTTGTCCTCGGCTGGGAACGGCAAGGAGGCGAAGCCTAGCCGcaaggacgacgacgacgacaagaaAACGCTCTCGCAGCAGGTCAAAGAGGGCAAGTACGGTCTGATACAAAACGAGATCTACGGGAACCGGCCGAAGAGGCCTGGGATCATCAGCTACCTGGGCAACCCGGAGGTGCCGAAGGACACCATAGAGAATTTAGGCGGTCTAGACGAGGACGAGATCTGGCTGGCGGAGAATCACGTGCTGGTGTTGCGAGGCGGGAAATTTCCTGGCCATGAAACCACGACGAGCAATGGGGAGTGGGAGACATGGCCACCGATCGACAATTACAAGGCGCCCAGGAGGCAGGTCAAGATTCCACCGAGGCCCAAGGTACCGCCGCCCTTTCCGGTTCAGCTCACCGACGGCGGCCCGATCCAGATCATCGGACCCAACGGAACCAAGGAGATCGGGAACGGCACCGACGTCGGGAAGGACTCGCTGTTCACGAAGGGATTCCTCTCGGAGGACGGCCCCCTCTTCGCCATCATATCTAACGGCACTATCGTGATGCCCAATGCGAACGACACTTCGGGGGAGAATAACAAGGGAACGAAACCGGACTCGATGACCGGTCTGCCGCCATTTTATCACGCGATACCACCTGGCGCGGTGTTCGTGCCTCCTCCGAGCAATCAATCCGACTACGATGAAGAGGATCAGTCGATCTACTATCCCCCGCCCTACAGCTTCCAGtatcagcaggacaatgctaccGCAGTGCCGCCAGGTCCGCTAGTGCCGGGCATTATTCTGCCACCCCCGCCAGACTTCTTCTCTGCTCTCGACGACAAGAAGACCACCACGAAGAAGTACAGCAGGCGACCCGGTACCACTCCGGTGCCGCGACAGAGGCCCACGTATCTGCCGCCTAGGAAGCTCACCTCCAAGTACAAGAGTACTACCGGTGCACCGGTCGCTAAGACGCGGACGTCCGTCACGGTGTCGACCAGCACGAAGACTTACAGAACGACGAAACAGAAGAACGCTACCACACTGGCACCCAGCAGAGTCCCCACTTTGCCGTTCGTGGAAGTCACGACGCCCACAGTGGACAAGCCGACGACCCTGGATAACCCTGGGTTCTACAGCATCGGGCCCATATTGGAGAACCAGGTGACCAATCAGGAGCCTGTTCCGAGGAAGAACGAGGCCTGGTCTGGCATAGTGACTAGCAAGACGCTTCCTCTGTTGTCCTATTACACCTCGACGCAGTCCACTTTGGAGAAACCGATCGAGGTGACACCAGCTTCGGTAAAGACCATAGTCACCACTGGTAACCCTCAGAGATCATCGAACCAGGCGTCCTACTACTTTTACGAAGAGTCTAATGAGCCCACCGCGACCACTCCGGATCCAGCGGTTTATTTCAAGACTACCACAGAGACACCTTTCTACGAGGACGTGGTGACACAGCCTCGTCCAGTGGAGAAGAAGAAGCAGTTCTACAGCGTGGAGACTATCCCGTCGCAAGAGACCTCGAAGGACTACAATGTGAAATACATCGACTCGGTGGTGAAGAACTCGGAGCCGGTTCGTTACAGCGATTCCGTGACACGGACGTCGACTACCAGGCCGCAGGGTCAGCGGATGCTACCTGATCGCGCGTCGCTTTACTATCAGGCGATATCCTCTCGGCCTGTGCAGTCGTATTACACGACGCCAAGGCCGCAGACGTACTACAGGCAGGACAAGCCGAAGCCGATCTACCAGTACAGCTTCGAGGCTGCGGACTACTCGAAGAGAGGCAGCCAGCGGCAGTTCGAACAGCAACAGCACACCGTGCCTTATAACGAGTATAGGGACGTGAAGATCTTCGACGGACCTAGGTACGATTACCCGCAGAACGAGCCTACGAAGCAGCTGAGGCCGCAGAGTCTGCCCTTCAAGAATCAATCGCCTATCTACCCCTCGACCACCGCTAACCCTGTCGTGAACACTACACCTAATCCTCACTTGTCGTATTATACTCAGCAAGACGAGAAACTGTTGGACGACGTTACCAAGGAGTACTTTACCATCTTTGGTAAGAAGATCCCTCACAAGGGCATACCCAGCACGACGCCGATTTACTCGAAGACCACTGAGAGACCAGAGTTCAGTGGCTACATCGAGAACAACTATAACACTCCTGAACCGCCAGTGTTCAAGACACCTAATGTGAAAGTGCACTACGGGGACCAGTCGCAAAGGCCTTACTCCCTGAAAGACGACATCCTGGTGAACTTTCGACAGCCTCTGCCTCCCATCAACCCGGACAGCGAGTTCATCGCTGTAGTCGACCAGAGACCACCTAATTACAGGGTACCCAGCAGGGAGAGTCCACCGTTAGCTGCCCTCAGAGCCTACCCTGACCAACAACTGGTGAACCAGGCCAACGGGCCTTCGACGAACTATGTCCCCGTGGTGGAGTCGGCGGAGGAGATCGACGAGTCCTACGGCCAGTTGCCTATCTCTTTAGAGGACGACATCAAAGTGAACTACCGAGACCCCCGGCCGACCATAAATCCCGACGCGGAATTCATCAGTCCCATTCCCGTGCCGGACAACCAGCCGGACAAGCCGAAGGCGTACTTCGCGTACCGATTGCCAGGTGACGGCGGTCACTTTTACTTCCTGACGCCGCAGGCCGTCACGCAAAGGCCAGAAAGGAACGCAGGACACCTTTACCCGAAGTCGAGGGACTCGAGGCTGCTGAGACGTCGACGGCGACCCGACAACGTCTGA
- the LOC117221132 gene encoding uncharacterized protein LOC117221132 isoform X2: protein MMPRKGFPVQRLLLGAALLASCLPMIVSSTLPRERRHVEGSSHRPDRAYGLGSRGFKSSTRRENEITTEPGRKVSHRLVGGHLRGEAGQAKDDALWDDGILLSSAGNGKEAKPSRKDDDDDKKTLSQQVKEGKYGLIQNEIYGNRPKRPGIISYLGNPEVPKDTIENLGGLDEDEIWLAENHVLVLRGGKFPGHETTTSNGEWETWPPIDNYKAPRRQVKIPPRPKVPPPFPVQLTDGGPIQIIGPNGTKEIGNGTDVGKDSLFTKGFLSEDGPLFAIISNGTIVMPNANDTSGENNKGTKPDSMTGLPPFYHAIPPGAVFVPPPSNQSDYDEEDQSIYYPPPYSFQYQQDNATAVPPGPLVPGIILPPPPDFFSALDDKKTTTKKYSRRPGTTPVPRQRPTYLPPRKLTSKYKSTTGAPVAKTRTSVTVSTSTKTYRTTKQKNATTLAPSRVPTLPFVEVTTPTVDKPTTLDNPGFYSIGPILENQVTNQEPVPRKNEAWSGIVTSKTLPLLSYYTSTQSTLEKPIEVTPASVKTIVTTGNPQRSSNQASYYFYEESNEPTATTPDPAVYFKTTTETPFYEDVVTQPRPVEKKKQFYSVETIPSQETSKDYNVKYIDSVVKNSEPVRYSDSVTRTSTTRPQGQRMLPDRASLYYQAISSRPVQSYYTTPRPQTYYRQDKPKPIYQYSFEAADYSKRGSQRQFEQQQHTVPYNEYRDVKIFDGPRYDYPQNEPTKQLRPQSLPFKNQSPIYPSTTANPVVNTTPNPHLSYYTQQDEKLLDDVTKEYFTIFGKKIPHKGIPSTTPIYSKTTERPEFSGYIENNYNTPEPPVFKTPNVKVHYGDQSQRPYSLKDDILVNFRQPLPPINPDSEFIAVVDQRPPNYRVPSRESPPLAALRAYPDQQLVNQANGPSTNYVPVVESAEEIDESYGQLPISLEDDIKVNYRDPRPTINPDAEFISPIPVPDNQPDKPKAYFAYRLPGDGGHFYFLTPQAVTQRPERNAGHLYPKSRDSRLLRRRRRPDNV from the exons ATG ATGCCGCGGAAAGGGTTTCCGGTGCAGAGGCTGCTCCTGGGCGCAGCGTTGCTGGCCAGCTGTCTGCCGATGATCGTGTCATCGACGTTGCCTAGAGAAAGGCGGCACGTCGAGGGGTCCAGTCATCGTCCAGACAGAGCGTACGGGCTCGGGAGCCGCGGATTCAAGTCGTCGACCAGGAGGGAGAACGAGATCACCACCGAACCCGGAAGGAAAGTGTCGCACCGTCTGGTCGGAGGACACCTGAGAGGCGAAGCCGGCCAGGCGAAAGACGACGCGCTCTGGGACGACGGGATTCTGTTGTCCTCGGCTGGGAACGGCAAGGAGGCGAAGCCTAGCCGcaaggacgacgacgacgacaagaaAACGCTCTCGCAGCAGGTCAAAGAGGGCAAGTACGGTCTGATACAAAACGAGATCTACGGGAACCGGCCGAAGAGGCCTGGGATCATCAGCTACCTGGGCAACCCGGAGGTGCCGAAGGACACCATAGAGAATTTAGGCGGTCTAGACGAGGACGAGATCTGGCTGGCGGAGAATCACGTGCTGGTGTTGCGAGGCGGGAAATTTCCTGGCCATGAAACCACGACGAGCAATGGGGAGTGGGAGACATGGCCACCGATCGACAATTACAAGGCGCCCAGGAGGCAGGTCAAGATTCCACCGAGGCCCAAGGTACCGCCGCCCTTTCCGGTTCAGCTCACCGACGGCGGCCCGATCCAGATCATCGGACCCAACGGAACCAAGGAGATCGGGAACGGCACCGACGTCGGGAAGGACTCGCTGTTCACGAAGGGATTCCTCTCGGAGGACGGCCCCCTCTTCGCCATCATATCTAACGGCACTATCGTGATGCCCAATGCGAACGACACTTCGGGGGAGAATAACAAGGGAACGAAACCGGACTCGATGACCGGTCTGCCGCCATTTTATCACGCGATACCACCTGGCGCGGTGTTCGTGCCTCCTCCGAGCAATCAATCCGACTACGATGAAGAGGATCAGTCGATCTACTATCCCCCGCCCTACAGCTTCCAGtatcagcaggacaatgctaccGCAGTGCCGCCAGGTCCGCTAGTGCCGGGCATTATTCTGCCACCCCCGCCAGACTTCTTCTCTGCTCTCGACGACAAGAAGACCACCACGAAGAAGTACAGCAGGCGACCCGGTACCACTCCGGTGCCGCGACAGAGGCCCACGTATCTGCCGCCTAGGAAGCTCACCTCCAAGTACAAGAGTACTACCGGTGCACCGGTCGCTAAGACGCGGACGTCCGTCACGGTGTCGACCAGCACGAAGACTTACAGAACGACGAAACAGAAGAACGCTACCACACTGGCACCCAGCAGAGTCCCCACTTTGCCGTTCGTGGAAGTCACGACGCCCACAGTGGACAAGCCGACGACCCTGGATAACCCTGGGTTCTACAGCATCGGGCCCATATTGGAGAACCAGGTGACCAATCAGGAGCCTGTTCCGAGGAAGAACGAGGCCTGGTCTGGCATAGTGACTAGCAAGACGCTTCCTCTGTTGTCCTATTACACCTCGACGCAGTCCACTTTGGAGAAACCGATCGAGGTGACACCAGCTTCGGTAAAGACCATAGTCACCACTGGTAACCCTCAGAGATCATCGAACCAGGCGTCCTACTACTTTTACGAAGAGTCTAATGAGCCCACCGCGACCACTCCGGATCCAGCGGTTTATTTCAAGACTACCACAGAGACACCTTTCTACGAGGACGTGGTGACACAGCCTCGTCCAGTGGAGAAGAAGAAGCAGTTCTACAGCGTGGAGACTATCCCGTCGCAAGAGACCTCGAAGGACTACAATGTGAAATACATCGACTCGGTGGTGAAGAACTCGGAGCCGGTTCGTTACAGCGATTCCGTGACACGGACGTCGACTACCAGGCCGCAGGGTCAGCGGATGCTACCTGATCGCGCGTCGCTTTACTATCAGGCGATATCCTCTCGGCCTGTGCAGTCGTATTACACGACGCCAAGGCCGCAGACGTACTACAGGCAGGACAAGCCGAAGCCGATCTACCAGTACAGCTTCGAGGCTGCGGACTACTCGAAGAGAGGCAGCCAGCGGCAGTTCGAACAGCAACAGCACACCGTGCCTTATAACGAGTATAGGGACGTGAAGATCTTCGACGGACCTAGGTACGATTACCCGCAGAACGAGCCTACGAAGCAGCTGAGGCCGCAGAGTCTGCCCTTCAAGAATCAATCGCCTATCTACCCCTCGACCACCGCTAACCCTGTCGTGAACACTACACCTAATCCTCACTTGTCGTATTATACTCAGCAAGACGAGAAACTGTTGGACGACGTTACCAAGGAGTACTTTACCATCTTTGGTAAGAAGATCCCTCACAAGGGCATACCCAGCACGACGCCGATTTACTCGAAGACCACTGAGAGACCAGAGTTCAGTGGCTACATCGAGAACAACTATAACACTCCTGAACCGCCAGTGTTCAAGACACCTAATGTGAAAGTGCACTACGGGGACCAGTCGCAAAGGCCTTACTCCCTGAAAGACGACATCCTGGTGAACTTTCGACAGCCTCTGCCTCCCATCAACCCGGACAGCGAGTTCATCGCTGTAGTCGACCAGAGACCACCTAATTACAGGGTACCCAGCAGGGAGAGTCCACCGTTAGCTGCCCTCAGAGCCTACCCTGACCAACAACTGGTGAACCAGGCCAACGGGCCTTCGACGAACTATGTCCCCGTGGTGGAGTCGGCGGAGGAGATCGACGAGTCCTACGGCCAGTTGCCTATCTCTTTAGAGGACGACATCAAAGTGAACTACCGAGACCCCCGGCCGACCATAAATCCCGACGCGGAATTCATCAGTCCCATTCCCGTGCCGGACAACCAGCCGGACAAGCCGAAGGCGTACTTCGCGTACCGATTGCCAGGTGACGGCGGTCACTTTTACTTCCTGACGCCGCAGGCCGTCACGCAAAGGCCAGAAAGGAACGCAGGACACCTTTACCCGAAGTCGAGGGACTCGAGGCTGCTGAGACGTCGACGGCGACCCGACAACGTCTGA